From Phenylobacterium montanum, the proteins below share one genomic window:
- a CDS encoding alpha/beta fold hydrolase, which produces MVRTADITLSGLASRAQGSARGLILALHGGGYSAGYWHCPVEEGRYSLLNLGSHLGFHVLAVDRPGYGAAHDLDPARIDNKSQVSFLFDVIDCWKGELGFDGPVFVIGHSIGAILTLLMAADPRSARLGGVDVLGVPLAYPPSSGGDEVTSWTMAGAHLPALSDELHKWLLFGPDDSYSAEAFANDHTLLQPMPLAEYRDALAMPAAWPEILPTIRIPVQLTAAEHEVMQVTGREALDMAESLMRDSPNARFHLQPRSGHNASSHHIARAYHMRAIAFFEECIALKMAG; this is translated from the coding sequence ATGGTGCGCACGGCCGACATCACGCTCTCGGGTCTTGCCAGCCGCGCACAGGGCTCCGCCCGCGGCCTGATCCTCGCACTGCACGGCGGCGGCTATTCGGCGGGCTATTGGCATTGCCCTGTCGAGGAGGGACGCTACTCATTGCTGAATCTCGGCTCCCACCTCGGTTTTCACGTCCTGGCCGTCGATCGGCCGGGTTACGGCGCTGCACACGATTTAGACCCGGCGCGCATCGACAACAAATCCCAGGTCTCGTTTCTGTTTGACGTCATCGACTGTTGGAAGGGAGAGCTTGGGTTTGACGGACCCGTCTTCGTCATCGGCCATTCGATCGGCGCCATTCTCACTCTGCTGATGGCCGCCGACCCGCGCAGCGCGCGCCTGGGTGGCGTGGACGTGCTCGGCGTTCCTCTGGCCTATCCGCCCAGTTCTGGTGGCGATGAGGTCACTTCCTGGACCATGGCTGGCGCCCATTTGCCGGCGCTCAGCGATGAACTGCACAAATGGCTGCTGTTCGGCCCCGATGACAGCTATTCGGCCGAAGCGTTCGCCAACGACCACACCCTGTTGCAGCCCATGCCCTTGGCGGAATATCGCGACGCCCTGGCCATGCCGGCGGCCTGGCCCGAAATCCTGCCGACCATCCGCATCCCGGTGCAATTGACGGCCGCTGAGCATGAAGTCATGCAAGTGACGGGGCGGGAGGCGCTTGACATGGCTGAGTCTTTAATGCGCGACAGCCCCAACGCCCGCTTTCACCTCCAGCCCAGGTCCGGACACAACGCCAGCTCTCATCACATTGCGCGCGCCTATCACATGCGAGCCATCGCATTTTTCGAGGAATGCATCGCCCTGAAGATGGCGGGTTAG
- a CDS encoding 2-hydroxychromene-2-carboxylate isomerase: MVAIGSTATRKPTPRPGKSCSASRRTDPLAEIEFFFDLSSPWTRLAFHNIQPIALETGASIVWRPFLVGGVFNAVNPTVYAGRADADNPKHRNTFKWLKDWARLAEVPMNFPSRHHPLKSVRAMRACCALEDDQAALFRFAEAAFNAYFGDKMNLDDAEVLTQVADAAGFDGAALLRRSEQDEVKLRLRANTQEVIDRGGFGSPSIFINKTDLYFGNDQLPIVRLALQESVARAS, from the coding sequence TTGGTCGCGATCGGATCAACCGCAACCCGCAAGCCGACGCCACGACCCGGGAAATCTTGTTCGGCATCAAGAAGGACTGACCCGTTGGCTGAGATCGAGTTCTTCTTCGACCTTTCCTCTCCGTGGACCAGGCTCGCTTTCCACAACATCCAACCCATCGCCCTGGAAACAGGCGCGAGCATCGTCTGGCGGCCGTTCCTCGTCGGGGGGGTCTTCAACGCGGTGAACCCGACCGTCTATGCTGGCCGCGCTGACGCCGACAATCCCAAGCACCGCAACACCTTCAAATGGCTTAAGGACTGGGCGCGCCTGGCGGAGGTTCCGATGAACTTTCCTTCGCGTCACCATCCGCTGAAATCGGTCCGGGCGATGCGCGCCTGCTGCGCGCTGGAAGACGATCAGGCCGCGCTGTTCCGCTTCGCTGAAGCGGCTTTCAACGCCTATTTCGGCGATAAGATGAATCTGGACGACGCCGAGGTCCTGACACAGGTCGCCGACGCCGCTGGCTTTGACGGGGCGGCGCTGCTGCGCCGGTCTGAGCAAGATGAGGTCAAGCTGAGGCTGCGGGCAAACACCCAGGAGGTTATCGACCGCGGCGGCTTCGGATCTCCATCCATCTTCATCAACAAGACGGACCTCTATTTTGGGAACGACCAGCTGCCGATCGTGCGGCTCGCCCTCCAGGAATCCGTGGCGAGAGCATCCTAA
- a CDS encoding zinc-binding alcohol dehydrogenase family protein — MKAVGYKIPGPIDAEASLVDIDLTEPSPTGRDILVEVKAVSVNPVDYKVRRSAPPNGGDDWKVLGWDAAGVVRAVGPSATLFQPGDAVFYAGSITRQGTNAELHLVDERIVGSKPRSLDWAEAAALPLTALTSWEAFFDRLDVTRPVPGGAPAILIIGGAGGVGSIAIQIARQRTDLTVIATASRPETQDWVRALGAHYVIDHSQPLAPQVEALGLGAPAFVFSTTQTAAHVQDVAELIAPQGRFGLIDDPAGFDIMLFKRKAVSIHHELMFTRPIYQTPDMGEQGRILNEVSQLVDDGKLRTTLTERLSPINAANLKHAHALIESGKARGKIVLEGF; from the coding sequence ATGAAAGCCGTTGGCTACAAGATCCCCGGGCCGATCGATGCGGAAGCGTCCCTGGTGGATATCGACCTTACGGAGCCCTCGCCGACCGGGCGCGACATCCTCGTCGAGGTGAAGGCTGTGTCGGTGAACCCCGTCGACTACAAGGTCCGGCGCAGCGCGCCGCCAAACGGCGGCGATGACTGGAAGGTGCTCGGCTGGGACGCGGCCGGCGTCGTGCGCGCCGTAGGCCCCAGCGCTACGCTGTTCCAGCCGGGCGATGCGGTGTTCTACGCCGGCTCGATCACGCGTCAGGGGACCAACGCCGAGCTTCACCTGGTCGATGAGCGCATCGTCGGCAGCAAGCCGCGTTCGCTCGACTGGGCTGAAGCCGCCGCGCTGCCGCTGACGGCGCTGACCTCGTGGGAAGCGTTCTTCGACCGGCTCGATGTGACCAGGCCCGTCCCGGGCGGCGCGCCGGCTATCCTGATCATCGGCGGCGCGGGCGGCGTGGGCTCGATCGCGATCCAGATCGCCCGGCAGCGCACCGATCTGACCGTGATCGCGACCGCCTCGCGACCCGAGACGCAGGACTGGGTCCGCGCGCTCGGCGCCCACTACGTCATCGACCACAGCCAGCCGCTGGCCCCGCAGGTCGAGGCGCTCGGCCTCGGCGCGCCCGCCTTCGTGTTCTCAACGACCCAGACCGCGGCGCATGTTCAGGACGTCGCCGAGCTGATCGCGCCGCAGGGCCGCTTCGGCCTGATCGACGACCCGGCTGGGTTCGACATCATGCTCTTCAAGCGGAAGGCGGTCTCGATCCATCACGAGCTGATGTTCACCCGTCCGATCTACCAGACGCCGGACATGGGGGAACAGGGCCGGATCCTGAACGAGGTCAGCCAACTGGTCGACGACGGCAAGCTGCGCACGACCCTCACCGAGCGGCTGTCGCCCATCAACGCCGCCAATCTCAAGCACGCGCATGCGCTGATCGAGAGCGGCAAGGCGCGCGGCAAGATCGTCCTCGAGGGTTTCTGA
- a CDS encoding DUF805 domain-containing protein codes for MIANFLSSRSGGLRQRQLPGSGHTGRQGRVVGCREVPPGKLPFILAFKPSVKIYRILFRVVKSFPIKLAEINCGPIDMPSTSGFGRRGIASPDAPPKAAGDPGLERQSGSSTSSFIGLLFSFEGRVPRLSYWLSQIGCIIASQLVAYLCRALSEGLRQHGEGASSSLGLASLALIVMLILLGVLALAFWVSLTFVVRRWHDRGKSGAWALLGFIPIIGWMWQGIECGFLEGSLGPNRYGPSPKGITGVTFEDLGSATVA; via the coding sequence ATGATCGCCAATTTCCTGTCGTCCCGATCAGGCGGGCTACGCCAGCGCCAGCTTCCAGGAAGCGGACATACGGGCCGGCAGGGGAGGGTGGTGGGCTGTCGCGAGGTTCCTCCCGGAAAGTTGCCGTTCATCCTCGCTTTCAAACCGTCGGTGAAAATTTACCGCATTCTTTTCAGGGTTGTGAAATCATTCCCAATCAAGCTGGCGGAGATCAACTGCGGACCCATCGATATGCCTTCGACATCGGGATTCGGACGACGAGGTATTGCATCGCCTGACGCACCGCCGAAGGCGGCTGGCGATCCCGGACTTGAACGCCAGTCTGGTTCGAGCACTTCCAGCTTCATTGGGCTGCTATTCAGCTTCGAAGGGCGCGTTCCGCGATTGAGTTATTGGCTCAGTCAAATTGGCTGCATCATCGCCTCCCAACTTGTTGCGTATTTGTGCCGCGCCCTGAGTGAAGGGCTACGTCAGCACGGTGAGGGTGCATCCTCATCATTGGGCTTAGCCTCGCTCGCCTTGATCGTGATGTTGATTCTCCTGGGTGTCCTGGCTCTAGCTTTCTGGGTTAGTTTGACTTTCGTTGTCAGGCGCTGGCACGACCGCGGCAAATCCGGAGCGTGGGCGCTCCTGGGCTTCATTCCGATCATCGGCTGGATGTGGCAGGGCATTGAGTGCGGCTTTCTTGAGGGATCCTTGGGCCCCAATCGGTATGGCCCCTCACCAAAGGGGATCACTGGGGTAACCTTCGAAGATCTTGGCTCCGCAACGGTCGCCTAA
- a CDS encoding GlcG/HbpS family heme-binding protein, which yields MSTKSIPTASINRETAVALIEAALAAAREIGIEAAVAVTDATGHLRAFERTDGAPFLTASVAVDKAWTSASFGFPTHVWNDYVTNDPKVAPLAHLPRMVAVGGGYPITEDGKLIGGIGISGGNYQQDQDAAVIALRKLGFEVADA from the coding sequence ATGAGCACCAAGTCCATCCCCACCGCCTCCATCAACCGCGAAACCGCCGTCGCCCTGATCGAGGCCGCACTGGCCGCGGCTCGCGAGATCGGTATCGAGGCGGCGGTCGCCGTCACGGACGCCACGGGCCATCTTCGCGCGTTCGAGCGGACCGACGGCGCGCCGTTCCTGACCGCTTCCGTAGCGGTCGATAAGGCCTGGACCTCCGCTTCGTTCGGCTTCCCGACGCATGTCTGGAATGACTACGTCACGAACGATCCCAAGGTCGCGCCGCTCGCCCATCTGCCGCGCATGGTCGCGGTCGGCGGCGGCTATCCGATCACCGAGGACGGCAAGCTGATCGGCGGCATCGGCATCTCCGGCGGCAACTATCAGCAGGATCAGGACGCCGCCGTCATAGCCCTTCGCAAGCTCGGCTTCGAAGTCGCCGACGCCTGA
- a CDS encoding PadR family transcriptional regulator: MLVLASLAAGAKHGHAMLDDIEQMCGSRLGPGTLYGAIVRLEKQGWIEALPMEDRRRPYRLTTAGRAAFVAKMSTLRRFVAAGEQRLGIA, encoded by the coding sequence ATGCTCGTGCTCGCCAGCCTTGCGGCGGGCGCCAAGCACGGCCACGCCATGCTCGACGACATCGAACAGATGTGCGGCAGCCGACTTGGACCCGGTACCCTCTACGGGGCCATCGTGCGGCTGGAGAAGCAAGGCTGGATCGAGGCCCTGCCGATGGAAGACCGCCGCAGGCCCTATCGTCTGACGACGGCGGGGCGCGCAGCCTTCGTCGCTAAAATGTCGACCCTCCGGCGCTTCGTCGCCGCCGGTGAGCAGAGGCTCGGGATCGCATGA